In Constrictibacter sp. MBR-5, a genomic segment contains:
- a CDS encoding zinc-binding dehydrogenase, giving the protein MLPKKTMAMVQTGVRRIEARDIPLPDIDEDSALLQVEACGICGSDCEQYEGHLRTPMPVIPGHEPLGLIAKIGDNAARRWAVDVGDRVVVETMISCRFCMPCRMGSYHLCKNRRIYSYIPLGDGPGLWGAYAQHMYLHPNSMVHKIDKSLPPEIAVMFNPLGAGYRWAVEVPKLQVGDTLVVLGPGQRGLASVIAARQAGAGDIIVTGLESDGAKLELARKFGATHTIDVTNENAKQRIKEITDGNGADVVVDVTPYAVEPPVEAIDYVRFGGTVVLAGVKGYKPLPNFVSDKLIMKEITLKGAIGVTSTGYRSAINLIEARKVPLELMHTHDFKLEEAALAIDTLAGKVDGSASIHSCLLPEQATR; this is encoded by the coding sequence ATGTTGCCCAAGAAGACGATGGCGATGGTGCAGACCGGGGTCCGGCGGATCGAAGCCCGGGACATCCCGCTTCCTGATATAGACGAGGATTCCGCGCTGTTGCAGGTCGAGGCCTGTGGCATCTGCGGCAGTGACTGCGAACAGTACGAAGGGCATCTGCGCACGCCGATGCCGGTCATCCCGGGGCATGAGCCGCTGGGCCTGATCGCCAAGATCGGCGACAACGCGGCCCGGCGCTGGGCCGTGGACGTGGGCGACCGGGTTGTGGTGGAGACCATGATCTCGTGCCGCTTTTGCATGCCTTGCCGGATGGGCTCCTACCATCTCTGCAAGAACCGCCGGATCTACTCCTATATCCCGCTCGGAGACGGCCCGGGCCTGTGGGGCGCCTACGCCCAGCACATGTACCTGCACCCGAATTCTATGGTGCACAAGATCGACAAGAGCCTGCCGCCCGAGATCGCCGTGATGTTCAACCCGCTGGGCGCCGGCTACCGCTGGGCGGTCGAGGTGCCAAAGCTGCAGGTGGGCGACACGCTGGTAGTGCTGGGACCCGGCCAGCGGGGCCTCGCCAGCGTCATCGCTGCCCGCCAGGCGGGCGCGGGCGACATCATCGTCACTGGCCTGGAGAGCGACGGGGCCAAGCTGGAACTCGCCCGCAAGTTCGGCGCGACCCACACCATCGACGTGACCAACGAGAACGCCAAACAGCGGATCAAGGAGATCACTGACGGCAACGGTGCGGACGTGGTGGTGGACGTGACCCCTTATGCGGTGGAGCCGCCGGTGGAGGCCATCGACTATGTCCGTTTCGGCGGCACGGTGGTGCTTGCGGGGGTCAAGGGCTACAAGCCGCTCCCGAACTTCGTCTCTGACAAGCTGATCATGAAGGAGATCACTCTGAAGGGCGCCATCGGCGTCACCTCGACCGGATACAGGAGCGCGATCAATCTAATCGAAGCGCGTAAAGTACCGCTGGAACTGATGCACACCCACGACTTCAAGCTGGAGGAAGCGGCCCTTGCGATCGACACCTTGGCCGGCAAGGTCGACGGTTCCGCCTCGATCCACTCCTGCCTACTCCCGGAGCAGGCGACGAGATAG